In the genome of Fibrobacter sp., the window CCTTTTCGCCTTCATTTACTGGCCCTTGAACAAGCGGTTGAAGCTGAAAAACGCCAAAGCGGATAGGGCCTACCGGCATTGGGTACGGCACCATGGATGAATTCAATTTCAAAATCGTCGCCCGAATCAGGAGCGATTTCCCTGAAAAGTTCGGGATTCCAAGGCAGAGCGGAATCCTGAAGGAGCTCCGGTCGCAAATCATATTCGAAAAAGAGTTCCGCAATCCGGATGCCATACGCGGTCTGGAAGGGTTCAGCCACCTGTGGCTCCTGTGGATTTTTTCCGAAAATGTCCGGGACAACTGGAAACCTACGGTCCGGCCGCCCCGCCTGGGCGGCAACACCCGCCTGGGAGTGT includes:
- the tsaA gene encoding tRNA (N6-threonylcarbamoyladenosine(37)-N6)-methyltransferase TrmO; the protein is MDEFNFKIVARIRSDFPEKFGIPRQSGILKELRSQIIFEKEFRNPDAIRGLEGFSHLWLLWIFSENVRDNWKPTVRPPRLGGNTRLGVFATRSSFRPNPLAMSCVKIEEIRNDKENGPVIVVSGADLMDGTPIVDIKPYLPYADSIPDAV